The Lytechinus pictus isolate F3 Inbred chromosome 15, Lp3.0, whole genome shotgun sequence genome contains a region encoding:
- the LOC129277326 gene encoding uncharacterized protein LOC129277326, which translates to MANTRTTKNLVKDALKDEDVLAYIKGAIMEALDSKFDELIKRLDAQDGSIMKLHNRINSMESSLANLQKKQQKCEEKNNWLEKQLNDQEQYSRRNCIRLFGVPEKENEKTSERVCEIAQQHLGVDLHLRDIDRSHRVPRRNEPVPNEKGEIKPRAIIIKLTSYQHRQNLLMNRRKLKNTKMSLHEDLTKTNRSLLWEATKASNLQGSNVLSAWSSNGKIIVSVKTTNGHMKRQINRKEDLPVIG; encoded by the exons ATGGCTAATACAAGGACCACCAAAAATCTTGTCAAGGATGCACTCAAGGATGA ggaTGTATTGGCCTACATAAAAGGAGCTATTATGGAAGCCTTAGACTCCAAGTTTGATGAACTTATCAAACGTCTAGATGCACAAGATGGATCAATTATGAAACTTCATAATAGGATTAACAGTATGGAGAGTAGTCTTGCAAACCTGCAAAAGAAGCAACAGAAGtgtgaggagaaaaataattgGTTAGAGAAACAGCTCAACGACCAGGAACAGTACTCAAGGAGAAACTGTATTCGTCTGTTTGGAGTACCTGAGAAAGAGAACGAGAAAACAAGTGAAAGAGTCTGCGAAATAGCACAGCAACATCTTGGTGTCGATCTGCATCTACGTGATATTGACAGAAGTCATCGTGTACCACGTCGTAATGAACCTGTACCTAATGAAAAAGGAGAAATCAAACCAAGAGCGATCATTATTAAACTGACATCGTATCAGCACAGGCAAAATCTACTCATGAACAGAAGAAAGTTAAAGAACACTAAAATGAGTCTGCATGAAGATCTAACAAAGACTAATCGCTCACTTCTGTGGGAGGCAACAAAAGCAAGTAATCTGCAAGGATCCAATGTCCTATCAGCTTGGTCGTCCAATGGGAAGATCATTGTATCGGTGAAAACTACCAATGGACATATGAAGAGACAAATAAACAGGAAAGAAGACCTCCCTGTCATTGGCTAA